The genomic segment GGGTGAACATGGCGTCGTACTGTGCCTGCACTGGGGTGTTGACACCTTTGAAAACAAACAGGCTGATAACTGCTGCGGATATGATGATTAACTTTTTCATAGCTGTATAATTTTTAGAGGTTCAACAATTAGTATTTAATAACAATGAATCCTGTTCTGGGTTCCCGATTATCCTTGTTGTGTTCAAAGATATAATAATACGTTCCCTGCGGGAGAATATTTTTACCCATAAGTAATACATTCTCATTGGGTTTGCCATCCCATGTATTATCATATCTTTCCATAAGATACACAATATTTCCCCATCTGTTGAAAATGGAAAGTTTGTTATCAGGATATTCTTCAATGCCTGAGATAACAAGGAGGTCGTTTATTCCGTCTCCGTCCGGAGAAAAAGCTTCAGGGATTCTGACATCGTAAGGTGTGATGGTAACGGGAGTACAGTCACTTTCATCTTCATCGTCTGGCCGTCCATTTGAATTGGCATCGCTTGTATAGCCTAAGTCAGAGATATCTGAAACAATAATCCCGAGAGAACTTAATCCTGTAACGGCCGCACTATTGCAGAAAGTTTGCCTTGCACCTGATATTACAATATTGACAGTAAAAGAGATGGTTGTACTCATATCAATATCAAGGTAACTGGTATTGCTCTCAAGGAGATTTATATCATTCCTTCCATCGTAGAAAGTATTAGGTGTTAGGTTGCCGTTTGTATTCGGAGGGTCAACAATAGAATAAGTGACTGGCCATGTAAAAATAATGCTTAAATCATCTGTAACCTGAATGTTAGAGATAACATCATTGCCTAAGTTTTCAACGGTAATTACATAAGTTACATTGAAGCTATGGTCAGGCATTTCTTTGATGTTGGAAACTGCTTTGGCAATGCCAAGTACAGGGTTGTTCACAGGAACTACGTTGACAAAGACCATGGCTTCCGAGCAAAGGCCGGTAGAGTCACAAATCTGGTAATTAAATTGGTCCATGCCTGTGAAAAGGAAATCCGGTGTATATGTTACAGTTCCATTAATATAATCAATTGTAATTGTACCATGACCCGGGACGACAGTAATAATTATTGAAGATGGATTTAAGTTGTTATCGCAATCAAGGTCATTGGCAAGTATGGGTATCAATACAGGAGTGCTTTCGGCCGTTATTGCTGTGTCGTTTACTGCTAATGGGGCACTTTCAACATAAACAGTCTGAATACATGTAGTAACATTTCCAAACACATCGCTGATTGTCCATGTTACAAGAGTTGTTCCCACCTGATAAACCGCAAGTTCGTTGTTTTCAACGCTTGAAATGATGCAATTATCCGTATAAGTTGGGAAGCCAAGAATAATACCGGAGATGTTACATGTACCTGGTACAGAATTAGTATATATGTTCCCGGGGCATGTTATAATAGGTTTTATTGTATCCAGCACTGTAACAACAGCTATGCATGAAGAAATATTTCCGTTAACATCGGTTGCTGTCAGCGTTACAAAATTTGCACCAGCATTGGAGCAGATAAATTCATTGGGGAAAACACCCAGAGATGCTATGCCGCAAGCATCGTTTGAACCATTGTCAATATCTTCCGGGATAATGGCTGCATGGCCAGAGGAATTGAGATAAATGGAGATGTTCTGACATAAAACCTGAGGAGGGGTGTTGTCAACAACTGTAATCAGGGCAGTGCATGTGCTGATATTATTGTTTGCGTCAGTTACGGTTAATGTAACTGTATTGGCGCCTACATTGTCGCAGATGAAAGTATTTGGAGAAACAGTCATTGTAATGCCACAGGCATCGCCTGAGCCATTGTCAATATCATTTGCAGTTATGCTTGCATGGCCGGTATTATCCAATCCAACAGTAATATTTTGACAGATGGCAACAGGAGGTATATTATCTTCTATTGTTACTTCAGCTGTGCAGGTTGAAACATTCCCGTTGACATCAGTAACTGTGAGTATAACATTGTTTAGGCCTACATTGTCACATGTAAAAACGCTTGGCTCAACAGTTAAGCTTGCTATGCCACAGGCATCACTTGAACCATCATCTATTTGTGATGGAGTAATTTCAGCATTTCCGGTTGCATCAAGTTGAACCGTGATGTTCTGGCATAATGCAATTGGAGCAACATTATCAATAACAGTAATCTGAGATACACATGTTGAAACATTCCCATTAACATCTGTTACTGTCATCATGACTGTATTGTTGGCGATGGGTTCTTGTTGAACAGGTGCACCGGGGCTTACCCATGCCATGGCCGCATCCATAGAAACCAAAGTTGAACTTGCGCCACCTAAAACATCAGTAACAACAGTGCCGCTTCCATTCTCTATGGGGTAGTATAATGAGAGTTCAGATTCATTACCGGTAAGTGTTAAATTCATATTGGCAAAAATTTCTGACTGACTTAAACCTCTCTGCCATACTCTTAATTCATCAATTTGTCCTTTATAAAACCTTCTTGTTCCATAGACAGAATTATCATCATTATATTTCCCAACCCATAGATAGTTTCCTCCATTCAAAGGTGCCTGAATATAATTTGTGTTATCTTTCAGAACACCATTTAAATATGTTTTTACATTACCGGGAGTATAGACAACAGCAATATGTTGCCATGTATTTGCTATTAATCCTGCATTATTTATTGTTATAAATCCGTCTTCATATTCCACGGTGATTTGATTTAACTGAGAATTGATATTGGCACCAAAGCCGTGTCCATATTGCCCGGGAATGTCATTGCTTATCACATTGCTTGGATACAAATTAGTTATTTCTGAACGAATTTCAGGTTTCACCCATGCTTCAATCGTTAGTGGCAATACTTTGATGGCGTTTGTTGTTCCGCTTTGCAAATAATCGTCGATACCATCAAAATTCAGTGCAAAGTCATTAGGTTGTGTGAGTTCAATATCATAACAGTTAAAATCGTAATCATCAAGAACGATGGAAGCAATGCCGCAATTATCATAACTTCCGTTGTTTATTTGATCTTCGGTGATGGTTGCGCTGCCGTATTCATCCAGTTCCACAGTGATGTTATTACACAGAGCTGCGGGAAGCATATTGTCTTCCACAGTAACAATAGACTGGCATGTCGAAATATTCCCATTTTCATCGGTTACAGAAAGTAGTACATTGTTTGTCCCAACATTTGCGCAAGTAAAAGTGTTTGGAGTAACAATCATGGAAGCTACTCCACAAGCATCAGATGAGCCTGTAGTAATATCTGCTGCAGTTATTGTGGCATTGCCTGTTGAATCAAGTTCTAATGTAATATTCTGGCAGTTAACTACCGGAGGTGTGAGGTCAAGAACCGTAAGGGTTGCATTACAAGTGGAAGAGTTACCGCTCATGTCTGTTACTGTCAAAGTAATAGTATTTGCACCAACATTATCGCATGAAAACTGAGTAGGAGACACTTCCATATTATCTATGCCGCATTCATCAAAAGAACCCACATCGACCTGTGATGCTGTAATTGTCAGATTTCCAGTAGCATCAAGAAGCATAGTAAGGTTTTGACAAAAAGCTTCTGGAGGTGTAATATCTTCAACAGTAACAATAGCCGTGCAGGAAGAAACATTTCCGTTAACATCTGTAACAGTCAATGTAACATTATTTTCTCCAACTTCAGAGCACGTGAAGTATTGTGGAGATACAGTAAGTGAATGGATTCCGCAAGCATCATATGAATTGTCATTTACCTGGCTGGCTGTAATGACAGTAAATCCTGAAATGTCAAGGGGTACTGTAATATTTTTACAGACAGCAACAGGGGGGATATAATCTTCAACAGTTACAGTTGACATACAGTATGCCTGATTCCCTCCAAAGTCTGTAACCGTAAGTATGACTGTGTTATCGCCAATATGTGAACAGGTAAAATGAGTGATATTCGGAACATAAGTTGAAATACCGCACATATCGTAGGAGCCATTGTCAAGCATGAACCCTGTGATATCTGCGTTTCCGGTTGAGTCAAGCTGAATGGTAATATCTTTACAGAATGACAAAGGTGGAGTAACATCGTCAAAAGTAACAACAGCAATGCATGTTGACACATTGCCATTATTATCTGTTACAGTAAGTGTTACATTATTATTGCCTATATTGGCGCAAGTAAAATGACTTGGTGTAACAGTCATGGATGATATGCCACATGCGTCGGAGGAGCCATTGTCAATATCTGCAGCAGTAATATCTGCATAGCCCATAAAATTCAAGGGTACATAAATATCCTTGCAAACAGCTACTGGTGGTGTATTATCCACGATTGTAACTGTGCCAGAGCAGGTACCCGTATTTCCATTTAAATCTGTAACGCTAAGTATAACACTATTAACTCCAACATCGGCACATGTAAATGTGTTTGGCAAAACACTCATCACATTTAGTCCGCAAGCATCATAGCCCCCGTAAAACATCTGTTCGGGAGTGATTGTAATATTGCCGGTAGGATCTAACGCAACAGTGATATTGTTGCAAAAAATTACAGGAGGAATGTTGTCAATCACTGTTACGGTTACCATAGCAGTACCAATATTTCCTGCAGCATCATAAGCCGTGAATGTAATTGTATTTGCACCAACATTTTCACAGCCAAAAATATATTTGGAAAGAGTCATATTGGTTATTGCACAATTATCATATGAGCCAGAATTTACATCAGATGCACTGATGGATGCAAACCCATTTGAATTCAGGTATATAGTGATATCTGTTGTAGAAGCTATAGGCGGCTGATTGTCAATGACGCTAACATAGTCAATGCAAGTGCTGGAATTTCCGTGGATATCAAAGATTGTCCAGTTAATTGTAGTAATTCCGACCGGATATTGCTCGCTGGCATTGGATGTTCCAGTGAAATCATTAATGAAATAATCAACGTCACAATTATC from the Bacteroidales bacterium genome contains:
- a CDS encoding HYR domain-containing protein, which translates into the protein MKKTLLIFSILCLVSLSAFSQTKVLYYCDFSPTNDQIYNALDNLACDVTYVYNDADFQTEIASPENYDIAIYYPQGNTPDSISVAALANFINTYGKTGMYFDWTQDNLLSLPLGVDYTGNIDDQASLNVTDATLSAGLPANPVPLSNVSGWGFYTFGLIPVAGTSMAVYNPGSSEDAIILSMSGHLITFGFYNDAIPSPELFENAILMLSPKIFTTPFAGTWCEGETLDVSYTLFSAYNPGNIFYAQLSDENGSFASPDTIGSLASTTADTISCTLPTGINPGNLYRIRVVSSDPAVIGSENGNDLTINTAPRLLCADTTVVNDPGVCGANVNYVVNVSGVPAPTLSYDPIAPGGSFPLGTTTVQVIANNICGNDTCYFNVTVNDTESPVITCPTDINTSNDPGVCGATVNYPQPVVTDNCNTFSIPGYTYLGIFNNHRYFLSNLATDFDSANAAAIALGGHLVYINSADENTFLTSSGSDFWAGAVQDIFSPLYSEPNGGWEWLDGSEITYTNWISGEPNNTGGNENYINVWVSGLWNDLPSSWIIHYIVEFDDVIQTAGLPSGSLFPIGTTTNTFLATDASGNTNTCSFDVTVTDDEAPAIACLPDQTVNTDSGECTYVIENSTQIVTTTYNISLSDLFNLTEVCGGGSYYNWSSWPAGFDWTDTGNGTVTDVQLQFSVGVECSGGYLHSTQLNGNNEGGFATSNWCLCNAPSNPDHIVTLNLNPSNYVVGGLNSFRILDYPNSWGLIPDALLSGYYAQVTVTYNKIVSFDPAFSDNCPGAFISYVLSGATTGTDTASLDGVILNEGLTNIVWTATDAYGNTNSCSFDITVEDKELPSITCPSDVNQTADSGLCEASVTIGPPTVDDNCGVDYYMNNYNGTADASDIYPVDTTYVTWTVFDIHGNTNTCIQTVIITDDEVPSITCAPDQTQTNDPGMCGAYVTVLPPATADNCAVNYFSNNYTGTADASAYYPVDTTVVTWTVYDVHGNFNTCLQTIIVTDDEPPVISCPFAPYGAFRPADPGMCYATVTVPTPNTWDNCDVDYFINDFTGTSNASEQYPVGITTINWTIFDIHGNSSTCIDYVSVIDNQPPIASTTDITIYLNSNGFASISASDVNSGSYDNCAITNMTLSKYIFGCENVGANTITFTAYDAAGNIGTAMVTVTVIDNIPPVIFCNNITVALDPTGNITITPEQMFYGGYDACGLNVMSVLPNTFTCADVGVNSVILSVTDLNGNTGTCSGTVTIVDNTPPVAVCKDIYVPLNFMGYADITAADIDNGSSDACGISSMTVTPSHFTCANIGNNNVTLTVTDNNGNVSTCIAVVTFDDVTPPLSFCKDITIQLDSTGNADITGFMLDNGSYDMCGISTYVPNITHFTCSHIGDNTVILTVTDFGGNQAYCMSTVTVEDYIPPVAVCKNITVPLDISGFTVITASQVNDNSYDACGIHSLTVSPQYFTCSEVGENNVTLTVTDVNGNVSSCTAIVTVEDITPPEAFCQNLTMLLDATGNLTITASQVDVGSFDECGIDNMEVSPTQFSCDNVGANTITLTVTDMSGNSSTCNATLTVLDLTPPVVNCQNITLELDSTGNATITAADITTGSSDACGVASMIVTPNTFTCANVGTNNVLLSVTDENGNISTCQSIVTVEDNMLPAALCNNITVELDEYGSATITEDQINNGSYDNCGIASIVLDDYDFNCYDIELTQPNDFALNFDGIDDYLQSGTTNAIKVLPLTIEAWVKPEIRSEITNLYPSNVISNDIPGQYGHGFGANINSQLNQITVEYEDGFITINNAGLIANTWQHIAVVYTPGNVKTYLNGVLKDNTNYIQAPLNGGNYLWVGKYNDDNSVYGTRRFYKGQIDELRVWQRGLSQSEIFANMNLTLTGNESELSLYYPIENGSGTVVTDVLGGASSTLVSMDAAMAWVSPGAPVQQEPIANNTVMMTVTDVNGNVSTCVSQITVIDNVAPIALCQNITVQLDATGNAEITPSQIDDGSSDACGIASLTVEPSVFTCDNVGLNNVILTVTDVNGNVSTCTAEVTIEDNIPPVAICQNITVGLDNTGHASITANDIDNGSGDACGITMTVSPNTFICDNVGANTVTLTVTDANNNISTCTALITVVDNTPPQVLCQNISIYLNSSGHAAIIPEDIDNGSNDACGIASLGVFPNEFICSNAGANFVTLTATDVNGNISSCIAVVTVLDTIKPIITCPGNIYTNSVPGTCNISGIILGFPTYTDNCIISSVENNELAVYQVGTTLVTWTISDVFGNVTTCIQTVYVESAPLAVNDTAITAESTPVLIPILANDLDCDNNLNPSSIIITVVPGHGTITIDYINGTVTYTPDFLFTGMDQFNYQICDSTGLCSEAMVFVNVVPVNNPVLGIAKAVSNIKEMPDHSFNVTYVITVENLGNDVISNIQVTDDLSIIFTWPVTYSIVDPPNTNGNLTPNTFYDGRNDINLLESNTSYLDIDMSTTISFTVNIVISGARQTFCNSAAVTGLSSLGIIVSDISDLGYTSDANSNGRPDDEDESDCTPVTITPYDVRIPEAFSPDGDGINDLLVISGIEEYPDNKLSIFNRWGNIVYLMERYDNTWDGKPNENVLLMGKNILPQGTYYYIFEHNKDNREPRTGFIVIKY